In a genomic window of Methanoregula sp. UBA64:
- the hisD gene encoding histidinol dehydrogenase, giving the protein MWHAVDVDTWMARRTSQLGAVKETVQGIIDQVRDRGDAAVLELTEKFDKVHQEDLAVDEDAREAAYEKVDPRVTESLIEAEARISRFHELQLPRGLWLNELEPGITLGVKTTPLSRIGAYIPGGRAAYPSTALMCTVPARIAGVEEICCCSPPPIQPLTLVALDIAGVSEVYQCGGAQAIAAMAIGTESIDPVEKIVGPGNVYVTAAKMMLREYAEIDFPAGPSEIAVIADESAVPSFVAADIIAQAEHDPNAACLLIATSEKVAGAVGAEVKKQAEIAPRKEIVLKALNNSGYIVAGDLREAVAISNTVAPEHLSIQVADTLPVLSGIRNAGAIFVGPYTPVACGDYASGTNHVLPTAGYARQYSGLDVHHFCKTSSVQILSREGLESIGDTIETLATAEGLFAHAASVKVRRQEKKNGRTGL; this is encoded by the coding sequence ATGTGGCACGCGGTTGATGTCGATACCTGGATGGCGCGGCGGACCTCGCAGCTTGGCGCGGTAAAAGAGACCGTCCAAGGGATTATCGATCAGGTCCGGGACCGGGGCGATGCGGCCGTCCTTGAACTTACGGAGAAGTTCGACAAGGTTCACCAGGAGGATCTCGCCGTTGATGAGGATGCACGGGAGGCTGCGTACGAGAAGGTCGATCCCCGGGTAACCGAGAGCCTTATCGAGGCCGAGGCCCGGATCAGCCGGTTCCACGAGCTCCAGCTCCCCCGGGGGCTCTGGCTCAACGAACTGGAGCCCGGTATCACGCTCGGGGTCAAGACCACCCCGCTCTCGCGGATCGGCGCATACATTCCGGGAGGACGTGCCGCCTACCCTTCAACTGCCCTCATGTGCACGGTCCCGGCACGGATCGCCGGGGTAGAGGAGATCTGCTGCTGCTCGCCGCCACCGATCCAGCCGCTCACGCTCGTAGCCCTTGACATCGCCGGGGTCAGCGAGGTCTACCAGTGCGGGGGAGCACAGGCCATTGCCGCGATGGCTATTGGGACAGAGTCCATCGACCCGGTGGAGAAGATCGTCGGCCCCGGGAACGTGTACGTGACCGCGGCAAAGATGATGCTCCGCGAGTATGCCGAGATCGATTTCCCCGCAGGCCCGAGCGAGATCGCGGTCATTGCCGACGAAAGTGCCGTCCCGTCGTTTGTTGCAGCCGATATCATTGCGCAGGCCGAGCACGACCCGAATGCCGCCTGCCTCCTTATCGCAACCTCGGAAAAAGTTGCCGGCGCGGTGGGCGCAGAGGTAAAGAAACAGGCAGAGATCGCCCCCCGGAAGGAGATCGTACTCAAAGCGCTCAATAATTCCGGCTATATTGTTGCAGGCGACCTCCGGGAAGCAGTCGCCATCTCGAATACGGTAGCCCCCGAGCACCTCTCCATCCAGGTGGCAGATACCCTGCCGGTGCTCTCCGGGATCAGGAATGCCGGGGCAATCTTTGTCGGGCCCTATACCCCGGTTGCCTGCGGGGATTATGCCTCCGGCACCAACCATGTGCTCCCGACCGCCGGGTACGCCCGGCAGTACTCGGGGCTTGACGTCCACCACTTCTGCAAGACCTCCTCGGTGCAGATCCTCTCCCGCGAGGGACTGGAAAGCATCGGGGACACCATCGAGACCCTTGCCACCGCAGAGGGACTCTTTGCCCATGCTGCATCGGTAAAAGTCCGGCGGCAGGAAAAGAAGAACGGCCGGACCGGCTTGTAA
- a CDS encoding putative sulfate/molybdate transporter, whose product MSPIEKTITGENTGIRTQPGRQAIVTEATIPLKFTLSEFAGSLGDFGTIIPLILAVALVSDVNPRYILLFFGIWFILTGLYYRLPIPLEPMKAIAVIVISGSIGSGEIAAAGIILGVLFLVLGYGRFFSIIEKWVPESVVRGIQLGLALLLFKASADFVFKDSFFFVLGIAIILLFLLLVHYRHIPDLSSICVIAVGVIGGIILHGIPPTSLIPPPQLVIPIPSDFPSAISTLVLPQVVLTIANAILATSLLTKDLFGKDVPPKKLSTTIGLMNITSVPFGGFPMCHGAGGLAGQYRYGARTGGASIIAGVIFIVLALFFTSPEVLSIVAVGVLGALLVFVGIEMGRHSLKSDNLPVTCAIGLLALFLSMTVAFIIGMALVYLLLKFRPKTSGDGPVA is encoded by the coding sequence ATGTCCCCTATAGAAAAGACCATTACAGGGGAAAACACCGGTATCCGTACACAGCCGGGCAGGCAGGCGATCGTGACCGAAGCAACCATCCCCCTGAAATTTACCCTCTCGGAATTTGCCGGGTCGCTCGGGGACTTTGGGACGATCATCCCGCTCATCCTTGCCGTGGCGCTCGTCTCCGATGTCAACCCCCGGTATATCCTGCTCTTCTTTGGGATCTGGTTCATCCTCACCGGGCTCTACTACCGGCTGCCGATCCCGCTCGAACCGATGAAAGCGATAGCGGTCATCGTGATCTCGGGGAGCATCGGGAGCGGGGAGATAGCCGCGGCGGGCATCATCCTCGGGGTACTCTTCCTGGTTCTTGGCTATGGCAGGTTCTTTTCCATTATTGAAAAATGGGTGCCGGAGAGCGTGGTGCGGGGCATCCAGCTCGGCCTTGCCCTCCTCCTCTTTAAGGCCTCGGCCGATTTCGTGTTCAAAGACTCGTTCTTCTTTGTCCTTGGCATTGCCATCATCCTGCTCTTCCTGCTCCTTGTCCATTACCGCCATATCCCCGATCTCTCCTCCATCTGCGTGATCGCGGTCGGGGTCATCGGCGGGATCATCCTGCATGGTATTCCCCCCACAAGCCTGATCCCGCCGCCGCAGCTCGTGATCCCGATCCCGTCGGATTTCCCCTCGGCGATCTCGACCCTTGTCCTGCCGCAGGTCGTGCTCACGATCGCAAACGCCATCCTTGCCACCTCGCTCCTCACAAAGGATCTCTTTGGAAAGGATGTCCCGCCAAAGAAGCTCTCCACGACCATCGGCCTCATGAACATCACCTCGGTACCGTTCGGCGGGTTTCCCATGTGCCACGGTGCCGGGGGCCTTGCCGGCCAGTACCGGTACGGGGCACGGACCGGCGGCGCCAGCATCATTGCCGGCGTGATCTTCATTGTCCTCGCCCTCTTTTTCACCTCCCCCGAGGTACTCTCCATTGTGGCGGTCGGGGTGCTCGGGGCGCTCCTGGTCTTTGTCGGGATCGAGATGGGCCGGCACAGCCTCAAATCCGACAACCTCCCGGTCACCTGCGCCATCGGCCTGCTCGCCCTTTTCCTCTCCATGACCGTGGCATTCATCATCGGCATGGCGCTCGTCTACCTTCTCCTGAAGTTCCGGCCCAAAACGTCGGGAGACGGCCCGGTTGCCTAA
- a CDS encoding MBL fold metallo-hydrolase, whose translation MQCTILASGSKGNCTYIEGRSGAFLIDAGLSAKETFARMAQANCNPDAIEAIIVTHEHGDHVRGLDVLARKLACPVYATAGTLGDFLGHRRTSVKPLETRVCRYDDAFMVAGMTVTPFATSHDAAEPCGFTVQDDGLTLGYCTDTGVVTAGMLARLGACDGLVLESNHCPEMLANGPYPESLKRRIRSDHGHLSNPAAAAVLRQMGRDVPPVILSHLSEINNTPEKARASARDGLGLFFEDTGLIVASQEGTSTAVRQELRL comes from the coding sequence ATGCAGTGCACGATCCTTGCAAGCGGAAGTAAGGGCAACTGTACCTATATCGAAGGACGTTCCGGCGCGTTCCTTATCGATGCGGGACTGAGTGCAAAAGAGACCTTTGCCCGTATGGCACAGGCTAATTGTAATCCTGACGCGATCGAGGCGATCATCGTGACCCACGAGCATGGCGACCATGTCAGGGGACTCGATGTGCTTGCGAGGAAACTCGCCTGCCCGGTGTACGCGACCGCAGGAACGCTCGGGGATTTCCTCGGCCACCGCCGAACCTCGGTCAAGCCTCTGGAGACCCGCGTCTGCCGGTACGACGATGCGTTCATGGTTGCGGGGATGACCGTCACGCCGTTTGCCACCTCCCACGATGCCGCCGAACCCTGCGGTTTTACCGTACAGGACGATGGCCTGACCCTCGGTTATTGTACGGATACGGGGGTTGTCACGGCCGGTATGCTCGCCCGGCTCGGTGCCTGCGACGGGCTGGTTCTCGAAAGCAACCACTGCCCGGAGATGCTTGCAAACGGCCCGTACCCGGAGTCCCTGAAACGGAGGATACGCTCCGACCACGGCCACCTCTCGAACCCTGCTGCGGCAGCCGTCCTGCGGCAGATGGGCAGGGACGTGCCCCCGGTCATCCTCTCGCACTTAAGCGAGATCAACAATACTCCCGAGAAAGCCCGGGCGAGCGCCCGGGACGGGCTCGGGCTCTTTTTTGAAGATACCGGGCTGATCGTTGCTTCCCAGGAAGGCACAAGCACGGCAGTACGGCAGGAACTCCGGCTCTGA